DNA from Marinagarivorans cellulosilyticus:
CACTAACCACAACAACGGTAAAAACACCATGGTATGCCAAGGTTTACGCTTTAAGGTGCAAGCTGAGCTGCGCGCTTGATGATGCGTTTCCATAAGCCATTAAATGCTTGTTGAAGTTGCTGATTAGTTAGGGTATCGGCCCCTTTGCGGGCGAGCACTATAGCATCTATTGGCGGTAGTTTGTGCTGTTGCAAGCGAAACGTCTCGCGCGCAAAACGCTTGATTCTATTGCGCTCGTGGGCGCGGCGAACGTGCTTTTTGGCAATAACAAGCCCCAACCGTGCTTGGCTGTGGTTATCGTTGTTTAAGCGAGACAATATGAGTAAGTGTTGATTAGACGCGCGAATAGGTGCGTTATCAAATACCGGAGAAAAGTCGTGTTTATTGAGTAAACGCTGCTTTTTGGTAAATACAAAAGAAGGGTAGTGTGGGGTGTTTGAACGTTGCTCGTTAGGAGCGCAATGAGTAGAAGAATACATCTCTTTACACGAATATGCCGAACACCCCGGCAAGCTCTTAATTAAGCAGCTAGTTGCTTACGGCCTTTGGCACGACGGCGAGTAATAATTGCGCGACCAGCTTTAGTGGCCATACGAGCACGGAAACCGTGAGTGCGTTTGCGTTTGATAACGCTAGGTTGGAATGTTCTTTTCATGATTTTAGTACCTAAAAACGTGTAAATTCGGTGTTTAACGAACGGCTAGGCCGCAAAAAGTCGGCGGATAATACAGATCTTTGCTCATAAAAGCAACAGTCTTGTGCCATAGGTAAAGCCTAGTGGTTGACTAGGCAATTATTCACAATATGTAGTGTTTACACCGATTTCTGACAGCTTACCCCATGCTTATATACAGAGTTATTAACAGTTTTTTTAGGGCGGACTGGTTTTAATAAACAGGATTTTTTTTTATCCATAGCCTTTGTAAGCTAAGTACTGCAAGGGGTTGGGTAAATTAGTGTGCCTAAAAAGTAATTTTTACCACATAAATATACACAAATATGTGGATAACTTAGCGCCTAGGCGTTAAACTTTGCCGCCATTTTCAGTACAGCTTTCTGTTTGGCTTTTACAGCTTCGATCTTGGCTTCATATTGCCAAATCGATATAAGTAATTGAGTAAAAAGC
Protein-coding regions in this window:
- the rnpA gene encoding ribonuclease P protein component, producing MYSSTHCAPNEQRSNTPHYPSFVFTKKQRLLNKHDFSPVFDNAPIRASNQHLLILSRLNNDNHSQARLGLVIAKKHVRRAHERNRIKRFARETFRLQQHKLPPIDAIVLARKGADTLTNQQLQQAFNGLWKRIIKRAAQLAP
- the rpmH gene encoding 50S ribosomal protein L34 yields the protein MKRTFQPSVIKRKRTHGFRARMATKAGRAIITRRRAKGRKQLAA